A stretch of the Oxyura jamaicensis isolate SHBP4307 breed ruddy duck chromosome 4, BPBGC_Ojam_1.0, whole genome shotgun sequence genome encodes the following:
- the RASGEF1B gene encoding ras-GEF domain-containing family member 1B isoform X2 has product MPQTPPFAAMFDSSGYNRNLYQSKEDSCGGLYYHDNNLLSGSLEALIQHLVPNVDYYPDRTYIFTFLLSSRLFMHPYELMAKVCHLCIEQQRLSEPGLDKNRIRKIAPKILQLLTEWTETFPYDFRDERMMRNLKELAQRIASGDEMYRKNVQQLLQNLLRKLATVSQYEEVLAKINATSTDRLTVLKTKPQSIQRDIITVCNDPYTLAQQLTHIELERLNYIGPEEFVQAFVQKDPLDNDKSCYGDRKKTRNLEAYVEWFNRLSYLVATEICMPVKKKHRARVIEYFIDVARECFNIGNFNSLMAIISGMNMSPVSRLKKTWAKVKTAKFDILEHQMDPSSNFYNYRTALRGAAQRSLTAHSNREKIVIPFFSLLIKDIYFLNEGCANRLPNGHVNFEKFWELAKQVSEFMTWKQVECPFERDRKILQYLLTIPVFSDDALYLASYESESPENHIEKDRWKTLRSTLLGRV; this is encoded by the exons ATGCCGCAGACACCTCCCTTTGCAGCGATGTTTGACAGCAGCGGCTACAACAGGAATCTCTATCAGTCCAAAGAGGACAGCTGTGGAGGCCTCTATTACCATGACAACAACCTCTTGTCAGGGTCTCTGGAAGCTCTGATCCAGCACTTAGTACCCAACGTAGATTACTATCCTGAT AGGACGTACATATTCACCTTCCTTCTCAGTTCACGCCTCTTCATGCATCCCTACGAGCTCATGGCCAAAGTTTGCCATCTGTGCATTGAGCAGCAGAGACTGAGTGAGCCTGGCCTGGACAAG AACCGGATACGAAAAATTGCACCCAAAATCTTGCAGCTGTTGACTGAATGGACAGAGACGTTTCCTTACGATTTCCGAGATGAAAGAATGATGAGAAATTTAAAGGAGCTGGCGCAGAGAATAGCCAGCGGTGATGAG ATGTATCGGAAGAACGtacagcagctcctccagaaCCTCCTTCGAAAGCTCGCAACTGTTAGCCAGTATGAGGAAGTACTTGCAAAAATTAATGCAACGTCCACAGATCGCCTCACGGTCTTAAAGACCAAGCCCCAGTCCATCCAGAGGGACATAATCACAGTCTGCAATGATCCCTACACGTTAGCTCAGCAGCTTACACACATAGAACTT GAGAGACTTAATTATATTGGACCAGAAGAATTTGTCCAGGCATTTGTGCAAAAGGACCCTTTGGATAATGACAAG agctgctacGGAGATCGAAAGAAGACCCGTAATCTGGAAGCCTATGTAGAATGGTTCAACAGGCTCAGTTACTTGGTTGCAACAGAAATCTGTATG CCTGTGAAGAAGAAGCACAGAGCAAGAGTGATAGAATATTTTATCGACGTGGCACGGGAATGTTTTAACATTGGCAACTTTAACTCCTTAATGGCTATTATTT CTGGCATGAACATGAGTCCTGTCTCTCGATTAAAGAAAACATGGGCAAAAGTGAAGACAGCCAAGTTTGATATTCTTGAG CATCAGATGGACCCTTCCAGCAATTTTTATAATTACCGGACTGCTCTGCGTGGAGCCGCTCAGAGGTCCCTGACAGCTCATAGCAACAGAGAGAAG ATCGTGATACCTTTCTTCAGCCTCTTGATCAAAGATATTTACTTCCTCAATGAGGGCTGTGCCAATCGTCTTCCAAATGGTCACGTCAATTTTGAA AAATTTTGGGAATTAGCAAAACAAGTCAGTGAATTCATGACATGGAAACAAGTGGAGTGTCCATTTGAAAGGGATCGGAAGATTCTGCAGTATTTGCTCACCATCCCAGTCTTCAGTGATGATG CACTTTACTTGGCTTCTTATGAGAGCGAAAGTCCTGAGAATCACATTGAAAAGGACAGATGGAAGACTCTGAG GTCAACGCTTCTGGGCAGAGTCTAA